One Tachypleus tridentatus isolate NWPU-2018 chromosome 3, ASM421037v1, whole genome shotgun sequence DNA window includes the following coding sequences:
- the LOC143246149 gene encoding uncharacterized protein LOC143246149: MKFGKLTIVFLLAVVWFSLPSYGLKSTKNKYQHAHQETLENEADLLVLHQPFNVLPFSDYFGPKTTVDQAHSNRPRSMVKKALSLLTNWHRFLESDDDGKDSFAPVASRGHFKRPIGHPLRWG, translated from the coding sequence ATGAAGTTTGGTAAGCTAACCATTGTTTTTCTACTCGCCGTGGTCTGGTTTTCGTTGCCATCGTATGGACTTAAGTCCACCAAGAACAAGTACCAGCATGCTCATCAGGAAACTCTTGAGAATGAGGCTGATTTGCTGGTTTTGCATCAACCATTCAATGTTCTCCCTTTTTCGGATTACTTTGGCCCAAAGACAACCGTTGACCAAGCACATTCTAACAGACCACGCTCCATGGTCAAGAAAGCTCTAAGTCTACTGACCAACTGGCACAGATTTTTGGAAAGCGATGATGATGGAAAAGATTCTTTTGCTCCAGTGGCTAGTAGAGGGCACTTTAAAAGACCAATTGGACATCCTCTTCGTTGGGGTTAA
- the LOC143247645 gene encoding WD repeat-containing protein 31-like isoform X1, translating to MWDVSTSRCICCNQSSRNLVTDMQWAPKNNFVIQTSEDKSVRMWDSRTLELCSILGKKMHIQSSCSVSSDSNFCITTSAGFSSEGCEVTLWDLRERRLLEEFRQHEQAVMAATFLPLKPELSKSSHFVSGSKDGMICLWNKDKIGCHDSCLLMGSGSVTSLDVTADEHRLLIGTRQRGVLGLEINSNYRLLSCAEPTKF from the exons ATGTGGGATGTTTCTACCAGCCGATGTATTTGTTGCAACCAGTCATCAAGAAATCTT GTTACAGACATGCAGTGGGCTCCTAAAAACAACTTTGTTATCCAAACAAGTGAAGACAAGTCAGTACG cATGTGGGACAGTAGGACACTAGAACTATGCAGCATTCTTGGCAAAAAAATGCATATCCAGTCCTCGTGTTCCGTTAGTAGCGACAGCAACTTCTGTATAACTACAAGCGCTGGATTTTCTTCGGAAGGTTGTGAAGTCACA TTGTGGGATCTTCGTGAACGTCGTCTCCTTGAGGAGTTTAGACAACATGAGCAGGCTGTAATGGCAGCAACATTTCTACCATTAAAACCTGAGCTATCAAAAAGCAGCCATTTTGTTTCAGGTTCTAAAGATGGGATGATCTGTTTGTGGAACAAAGACAAAATAG GGTGTCATGATTCTTGCTTATTGATGGGGAGTGGAAGTGTAACTTCTCTTGACGTTACTGCAGATGAACACAG GTTACTCATAGGCACTCGTCAACGGGGAGTGTTAGGTCTCGAAATCAACTCGAACTACCGGCTGCTGTCTTGTGCTGAACCCACTAAATTCTAA
- the LOC143247645 gene encoding WD repeat-containing protein 31-like isoform X2, with translation MFLPADVFVATSHQEIFMWDSRTLELCSILGKKMHIQSSCSVSSDSNFCITTSAGFSSEGCEVTLWDLRERRLLEEFRQHEQAVMAATFLPLKPELSKSSHFVSGSKDGMICLWNKDKIGCHDSCLLMGSGSVTSLDVTADEHRLLIGTRQRGVLGLEINSNYRLLSCAEPTKF, from the exons ATGTTTCTACCAGCCGATGTATTTGTTGCAACCAGTCATCAAGAAATCTT cATGTGGGACAGTAGGACACTAGAACTATGCAGCATTCTTGGCAAAAAAATGCATATCCAGTCCTCGTGTTCCGTTAGTAGCGACAGCAACTTCTGTATAACTACAAGCGCTGGATTTTCTTCGGAAGGTTGTGAAGTCACA TTGTGGGATCTTCGTGAACGTCGTCTCCTTGAGGAGTTTAGACAACATGAGCAGGCTGTAATGGCAGCAACATTTCTACCATTAAAACCTGAGCTATCAAAAAGCAGCCATTTTGTTTCAGGTTCTAAAGATGGGATGATCTGTTTGTGGAACAAAGACAAAATAG GGTGTCATGATTCTTGCTTATTGATGGGGAGTGGAAGTGTAACTTCTCTTGACGTTACTGCAGATGAACACAG GTTACTCATAGGCACTCGTCAACGGGGAGTGTTAGGTCTCGAAATCAACTCGAACTACCGGCTGCTGTCTTGTGCTGAACCCACTAAATTCTAA